A stretch of the Streptomyces sp. WMMB303 genome encodes the following:
- the ptlH gene encoding 1-deoxypentalenic acid 11-beta-hydroxylase — MTDTFSDYVDCTPLLDDHQALDRFYDEHGYVFLRGALDPELVRTAAEQMLEGLIGLGHAAPGTTLDNLTIDSFEAVDEVAMHDYVKYDDLWNHPSTVKVWEKVFGEPVFVFASTTIRYYPSAAGSEEPSFLTPLHQDGFYIGPNKDFRTAWIPLLPTSRDTGGVALADGSHKKGPREHVVTENFRRFGHPVRGVPTEEFGGDGQLLFSPMEPGDVLLFHAFMCHKSIPNVSAHPARMRMSMDTRVQPASSHRGFNALTPWPESAKDASKGIMSKITGTPTAVE; from the coding sequence ATGACGGACACTTTCAGCGACTACGTCGACTGCACGCCCCTCCTCGACGACCATCAGGCCCTCGACCGGTTCTACGACGAGCACGGCTACGTCTTCCTGCGCGGCGCCCTGGACCCCGAACTCGTGCGGACCGCCGCCGAGCAGATGCTCGAGGGGCTGATCGGACTCGGCCACGCCGCTCCGGGCACCACGCTCGACAACCTCACCATCGACTCCTTCGAGGCGGTCGACGAGGTGGCGATGCACGACTACGTCAAGTACGACGACCTGTGGAACCACCCCTCGACCGTCAAGGTCTGGGAGAAGGTCTTCGGGGAGCCCGTCTTCGTCTTCGCCTCCACGACGATCCGCTACTACCCGTCCGCCGCGGGTTCCGAGGAGCCGAGTTTCCTGACGCCGCTGCACCAGGACGGCTTCTACATAGGCCCGAACAAGGACTTCCGGACCGCCTGGATACCCCTGCTCCCGACGAGCCGGGACACCGGCGGTGTCGCCCTCGCCGACGGCAGTCACAAGAAGGGCCCGCGCGAGCACGTCGTCACCGAGAACTTCCGCCGCTTCGGCCACCCCGTGCGCGGTGTCCCGACGGAGGAGTTCGGCGGGGACGGGCAGTTGCTGTTCTCTCCCATGGAGCCGGGCGACGTGCTCCTGTTCCACGCCTTCATGTGCCACAAGTCCATCCCGAACGTCTCGGCGCATCCGGCCCGCATGCGGATGTCGATGGACACCCGCGTCCAGCCCGCCTCCTCGCACCGCGGGTTCAACGCGCTGACGCCCTGGCCGGAGTCCGCGAAGGACGCCTCCAAGGGAATCATGTCCAAGATCACCGGCACTCCCACCGCCGTCGAGTGA
- a CDS encoding MFS transporter — MTHREGLSPPKEPDATPASSAGPEPAAAGLGGVALVVVLLGYALSIVDASIVNVALDPIGADLHGGPAALELVVSGYGLTYALGLVLGGRLGDAFGRRELYAYGLAAFTVTSALCGLAPTIEFLVTARLLQGAAAAMLVPQVLATIQAVSQGRERARAIAMYGVTAALGMVVGQILGGLLVSLDVAGIGWRSVFLINVPVGVVALLAIRRVPATRAGTRPGFDPAGTLLFGATMVCVLAVVVAGPDLDWPLWLWALLVVAAVGLWALVRVERGLEARGGSPLLSPTVLSHPGTRRGLAAVVPFQAGFGAFLFVYALIAQGHFGFHGLASGGGLAPFAVAFFAVARFTPKIVAVLGGRIVALGALVQGAGLVLLALVMGLGWPHPSLTLVLIGIALFGAGAALIGPTLFRMILADVPPAQAGMGSGVLVTSQQMATALGTTVGGTLFVSLDGPFSTATAAVLVLALLMCFAATVLVISLKLPDPR; from the coding sequence ATGACGCATCGCGAGGGACTCTCCCCGCCGAAGGAGCCCGACGCGACGCCGGCGTCCTCCGCCGGCCCGGAACCGGCCGCCGCGGGGCTCGGCGGTGTCGCCCTCGTGGTGGTCCTCCTCGGGTACGCGCTGTCCATCGTGGACGCCTCCATCGTCAATGTGGCGCTGGACCCGATCGGTGCGGATCTCCACGGCGGCCCGGCGGCGCTGGAGCTGGTGGTGTCCGGCTACGGCCTCACCTACGCCCTCGGCCTGGTGCTGGGCGGACGGCTGGGCGACGCCTTCGGCAGGCGGGAACTGTACGCGTACGGGCTGGCGGCGTTCACCGTCACCTCGGCGCTGTGCGGACTCGCCCCGACCATCGAGTTCCTCGTCACGGCCCGGCTGCTGCAGGGGGCCGCCGCTGCCATGCTCGTACCGCAGGTGCTGGCGACGATCCAGGCTGTCAGCCAGGGCCGCGAGCGGGCCCGCGCGATCGCCATGTACGGCGTGACCGCGGCCCTCGGCATGGTCGTCGGGCAGATTCTGGGCGGGCTGCTGGTCTCGCTGGACGTGGCCGGGATCGGCTGGCGGTCGGTCTTCCTGATCAATGTGCCGGTCGGGGTGGTCGCACTGCTCGCGATCCGGCGGGTCCCCGCGACCAGGGCCGGGACCAGGCCCGGGTTCGACCCGGCGGGCACCCTGCTGTTCGGTGCGACCATGGTCTGCGTCCTGGCCGTGGTCGTGGCGGGGCCCGACCTGGACTGGCCGCTGTGGCTGTGGGCGCTGCTCGTGGTCGCCGCGGTGGGACTGTGGGCGCTGGTGCGGGTCGAGCGCGGACTGGAGGCGCGGGGCGGCTCACCGCTGCTGTCCCCGACGGTGCTGTCCCATCCGGGCACCCGCAGGGGGCTCGCGGCCGTGGTGCCGTTCCAGGCCGGCTTCGGTGCCTTCCTCTTCGTCTACGCGCTGATCGCGCAGGGACACTTCGGGTTCCACGGGCTGGCCTCCGGCGGGGGACTGGCGCCGTTCGCCGTGGCGTTCTTCGCGGTGGCCCGGTTCACCCCGAAGATCGTGGCGGTCCTGGGCGGCCGGATCGTCGCCCTGGGCGCCCTCGTCCAGGGCGCGGGTCTGGTGCTGCTGGCGCTGGTGATGGGGCTGGGCTGGCCGCATCCCTCCCTGACACTCGTGCTCATCGGGATCGCCCTCTTCGGTGCCGGTGCGGCGCTGATCGGTCCCACGCTGTTCCGGATGATCCTCGCCGACGTACCTCCCGCGCAGGCCGGCATGGGCAGCGGTGTGCTGGTGACCAGTCAGCAGATGGCGACCGCGCTGGGCACGACCGTCGGCGGAACCCTCTTCGTCTCCCTGGACGGTCCGTTCTCGACGGCGACGGCGGCCGTGCTCGTCCTCGCCCTGTTGATGTGCTTCGCAGCGACCGTCCTCGTGATCAGTCTGAAGCTCCCCGACCCCCGCTGA
- the ptlE gene encoding neopentalenolactone/pentalenolactone D synthase, which translates to MARADSDDRSDETPAIDLEAVREKYRQERDKRSAGRTYQFARGDFSRYARDPYTERKEREPLTDEVDVAVVGAGIGGLLTGAHLRKETGLERIRLIDEAGDVGGTWYWNRFPGVRCDVESYIYMPILEEIGTIPTEKYSTGPEIFAHLQQIARRYDLYRDALFQTTVTELRWDETAGKWLVSTDRGDVIRARYVAMSIGLMHRPKLPGLPGLETFAGHSFHTSRWDFDYTGGDSTGGLTGLTDKTVGVIGTGSTTVQIAPHLAEWAEQLVIFQRTPAAVDVRGNRPTEPDWADSLEPGWQQRRMENFHALTSGIPQDEDLVQDRWTQTTAKLAAAILPTGDTGGDPKERALAAEQADFRKMEELRARIDSFVTDPATAAALKPYYRVYCKRPCFHDSYLQTFNRPNVTLVDTQGQGVERLTAAGVVANGREYPLDCLVFATGYEHEFAVPYTDRAGYDIVGRDGLKLSQKWANGAHTLHGLQVNGFPNCFILSKIQAGRHVNIAYMLGEQARHLAHIVKCVEERGHRVVEASGTGEKEWVEEILRLASSDIDFLENCTPGLYNNEGDPGGLPLLNSSYGGGSVEFVSILRRWREAGDLAGLELR; encoded by the coding sequence GTGGCCCGCGCCGACAGCGACGACCGTAGCGACGAGACACCGGCCATCGACCTGGAAGCGGTGAGGGAGAAGTACCGGCAGGAACGCGACAAGCGCAGCGCCGGCCGTACCTACCAGTTCGCACGCGGGGACTTCAGCCGCTATGCGCGCGACCCCTACACCGAGCGCAAGGAACGCGAGCCGCTCACCGACGAGGTGGACGTCGCCGTCGTCGGCGCCGGCATCGGCGGCCTGCTGACCGGCGCGCACCTGCGCAAGGAGACCGGCCTGGAGCGCATCCGGCTGATCGACGAGGCGGGCGATGTCGGCGGCACCTGGTACTGGAACCGTTTCCCCGGGGTCCGGTGCGACGTCGAGAGCTACATCTACATGCCGATACTCGAAGAGATCGGGACGATACCCACCGAGAAGTACTCCACCGGCCCCGAGATCTTCGCGCACCTCCAGCAGATCGCCCGCAGGTACGACCTCTACCGCGACGCTCTCTTCCAGACCACCGTCACCGAGCTGCGCTGGGACGAGACCGCCGGGAAGTGGCTGGTGAGCACCGACCGCGGGGACGTCATCCGGGCCCGGTACGTGGCCATGTCGATCGGCCTGATGCACCGCCCGAAACTCCCCGGGCTGCCGGGCCTGGAGACCTTCGCCGGACACTCCTTCCACACCAGCCGCTGGGACTTCGACTACACCGGCGGTGACAGCACCGGCGGCCTGACCGGGCTGACGGACAAGACGGTCGGCGTCATCGGCACCGGCTCGACGACGGTCCAGATCGCCCCGCACCTCGCCGAGTGGGCCGAACAGCTCGTCATCTTCCAGCGGACCCCGGCGGCGGTCGACGTCCGCGGCAACCGGCCCACCGAGCCGGACTGGGCGGACAGCCTCGAACCGGGCTGGCAGCAGCGCCGGATGGAGAACTTCCACGCGCTGACCTCCGGTATCCCGCAGGACGAGGACCTGGTCCAGGACCGCTGGACCCAGACCACGGCCAAGCTGGCCGCCGCGATCCTGCCCACCGGCGACACCGGGGGCGACCCGAAGGAGCGGGCGCTCGCGGCCGAGCAGGCGGACTTCCGCAAGATGGAGGAACTGCGCGCCCGCATCGACAGCTTCGTCACCGACCCCGCCACCGCCGCAGCCCTCAAGCCGTACTACCGCGTGTACTGCAAGCGGCCCTGCTTCCACGACAGCTACCTGCAGACCTTCAACCGGCCCAACGTGACCCTGGTCGACACCCAGGGGCAGGGCGTGGAGCGGCTCACCGCGGCCGGGGTGGTCGCGAACGGCCGGGAGTACCCGCTCGACTGCCTGGTCTTCGCCACCGGATACGAGCACGAGTTCGCCGTCCCGTACACCGACCGCGCCGGCTACGACATCGTCGGCCGCGACGGCCTGAAGCTGTCGCAGAAGTGGGCGAACGGCGCGCACACCCTGCACGGGTTGCAGGTGAACGGCTTCCCCAACTGCTTCATCCTGTCCAAGATCCAGGCCGGCCGGCACGTGAACATCGCCTACATGCTGGGCGAGCAGGCCCGGCACCTCGCGCACATCGTCAAGTGCGTGGAGGAGCGCGGCCACCGGGTCGTGGAGGCGTCCGGGACCGGTGAGAAGGAATGGGTCGAGGAGATCCTCCGGCTGGCCAGCAGCGACATCGACTTCCTGGAGAACTGCACACCCGGCCTGTACAACAACGAGGGCGATCCGGGCGGGCTGCCGCTGCTCAACTCCAGTTACGGCGGCGGCTCCGTGGAGTTCGTGAGCATCCTGCGGCGCTGGCGCGAGGCGGGTGACCTCGCCGGCCTCGAACTGCGCTGA
- the gap gene encoding type I glyceraldehyde-3-phosphate dehydrogenase: MTVRIGINGFGRIGRNVFRAAAARGSELEVVAVNDLGDVPTMAHLLAYDSILGRFPEEVTAEAGAIRVGDRTVKVLAERDPGDLPWGDLGVDIVIESTGIFTDAAKARSHIEGGAKKVLIAAPAKDEDITVVLGVNDGDYDPERHAIISNASCTTNCLGVLAKVLHDAVGIDSGMMTTAHAYTQDQNLQDAPHKDLRRARAAAMNIVPTSSGAAKAIGLVLPELAGRMDAFALRVPVPTGSVTDLTVTTRRGTTVDEVKEAYAAAAAGPYKGVLSYVDAPLVSSDIVGDPASCVFDAGLTRVSGPQVKVVGWYDNEWGYSNRLIDLALLVGSSL; this comes from the coding sequence ATGACTGTGCGAATCGGCATCAACGGCTTCGGACGCATCGGTCGCAACGTCTTCCGTGCGGCGGCTGCGCGGGGCTCGGAGTTGGAGGTCGTCGCGGTCAACGACCTCGGTGACGTGCCCACGATGGCTCATCTGCTCGCCTACGACTCGATCCTGGGCCGTTTCCCCGAGGAGGTCACCGCGGAAGCGGGTGCCATCCGCGTGGGGGACCGGACGGTCAAGGTCCTCGCCGAGCGCGACCCGGGCGACCTGCCCTGGGGCGACCTCGGAGTGGACATCGTGATCGAGTCCACCGGTATCTTCACCGACGCCGCGAAGGCGCGTTCACATATTGAAGGCGGCGCCAAGAAGGTCCTCATCGCCGCGCCGGCCAAGGACGAGGACATCACCGTGGTCCTGGGCGTCAACGACGGCGACTACGACCCCGAACGCCACGCCATCATCTCCAACGCCTCCTGCACCACCAACTGTCTCGGCGTGCTGGCCAAGGTGCTGCACGACGCAGTCGGTATCGACAGCGGCATGATGACCACGGCCCACGCCTACACGCAGGACCAGAACCTCCAGGACGCCCCGCACAAGGACCTGCGCCGGGCCCGGGCCGCGGCCATGAACATCGTGCCGACCTCCAGCGGCGCCGCCAAGGCCATCGGCCTCGTCCTCCCGGAACTCGCCGGCCGGATGGACGCCTTCGCGCTGCGGGTGCCCGTGCCCACCGGCTCGGTCACCGACCTCACGGTCACCACCCGCCGCGGTACCACGGTGGACGAGGTGAAGGAGGCGTACGCGGCGGCGGCCGCGGGGCCGTACAAGGGCGTGCTGTCCTATGTGGACGCGCCGTTGGTCAGCAGCGACATCGTGGGCGACCCGGCCTCCTGCGTGTTCGACGCCGGTCTCACCCGGGTGTCCGGCCCGCAGGTCAAGGTCGTCGGCTGGTACGACAACGAGTGGGGCTACTCGAACCGTCTCATCGACCTGGCACTGCTCGTCGGATCGTCTCTGTAG
- a CDS encoding EI24 domain-containing protein gives MRDLGAGLRYLGRGQRWVLTHGRWFGFGLLPALITLVLYAAALTALAFSADDLAAWATPFADDWDATGRALTRGVFAVMLWCAVLMLAVVTFAAVTLLIGDPFYEKLSERVEESAGGLPEHVVDQPLWRELWTSLCDSGYVLFRTLLFTVPLFFLGFVPVIGQSVVPALGFCVAGFFLTLELASVGLQRRGVPVRERLAMLRRRKSLALGFGVPLALAFLVPLLAVPLMPGAVAGATLLVRDLTGTRPGPGGAPGAGGRLPHGPAGRQDPAPGSPYGTPPAPPYGAPGSPPRGVPGAPPHGAQPVVPPPYGPGGGKPPRRA, from the coding sequence ATGCGTGATCTTGGGGCCGGGCTGCGGTACTTGGGGCGGGGACAGCGGTGGGTGCTCACCCACGGGCGGTGGTTCGGGTTCGGGCTGCTGCCCGCACTGATCACCCTCGTCCTCTACGCGGCGGCCCTCACCGCGCTCGCGTTCTCCGCGGATGACCTCGCCGCGTGGGCCACCCCCTTCGCCGACGACTGGGACGCCACAGGCCGCGCCCTGACCCGTGGCGTCTTCGCGGTCATGCTGTGGTGCGCCGTACTGATGCTGGCCGTGGTGACGTTCGCGGCGGTCACCCTGCTGATCGGCGACCCGTTCTACGAGAAGCTCTCCGAGCGGGTCGAGGAGAGCGCGGGCGGGCTGCCCGAACACGTCGTCGACCAGCCCCTGTGGCGGGAGCTGTGGACCTCGCTGTGCGACAGCGGCTATGTGCTCTTCCGGACGCTGCTGTTCACGGTCCCGCTCTTCTTCCTCGGCTTCGTGCCGGTGATCGGGCAGAGCGTCGTCCCTGCACTCGGCTTCTGCGTCGCGGGATTCTTCCTCACCCTGGAACTCGCCTCCGTCGGACTGCAGCGCCGGGGCGTTCCGGTGCGGGAGCGGCTGGCGATGCTGCGCCGGCGCAAGTCCCTCGCGCTGGGCTTCGGAGTGCCGCTGGCGCTGGCCTTCCTGGTGCCGCTGCTCGCCGTTCCGCTGATGCCGGGTGCCGTCGCGGGCGCGACCCTGCTGGTACGGGACCTGACCGGAACCCGGCCCGGCCCCGGCGGGGCGCCGGGTGCCGGGGGACGGCTGCCCCACGGCCCTGCCGGTCGGCAGGACCCGGCGCCCGGCTCCCCGTACGGCACCCCTCCGGCACCGCCCTACGGCGCACCGGGCTCCCCGCCCCGCGGCGTGCCCGGGGCGCCTCCGCACGGCGCGCAGCCCGTTGTTCCGCCGCCGTACGGGCCCGGAGGCGGCAAGCCGCCCCGGCGGGCCTGA
- the dapD gene encoding 2,3,4,5-tetrahydropyridine-2,6-dicarboxylate N-succinyltransferase, which yields MTEAPTSADTPGAVAAGLATVAADGTVLDTWFPQPELAPEPGPAGSERLSAERAAELLGKSAPQALGEDPRRGVEVVAVRTVISSLDDKPLDAHDVYLRLHLLSHRLVRPHGLSLEGQFAHLSNVAWTNLGPVPVDKVEEARLAARASGAHLAVTSVDKFPRMTDYVIPKGVRIGDADRVRLGAHLAEGTTVMHEGFCNFNAGTLGTSMVEGRISAGVVLGDGTDLGGGASIMGTLSGGGKQVVSIGERCLIGAEAGIGISLGDDSVVEAGLYVTAGTRVTLPDGKIVKALDLSGAGNLLFRRNSVTGAVEALQRSGSWGGLNEALHSHN from the coding sequence ATGACCGAAGCACCCACCTCCGCCGACACCCCCGGGGCCGTCGCCGCCGGCCTCGCCACCGTCGCTGCCGACGGGACCGTACTGGACACCTGGTTTCCGCAGCCGGAACTCGCTCCCGAGCCCGGTCCGGCCGGCAGCGAGCGGCTGAGCGCCGAGCGCGCCGCCGAGCTGCTCGGAAAGAGCGCTCCGCAGGCCCTGGGCGAGGACCCCCGCCGCGGGGTCGAGGTCGTGGCCGTCCGTACGGTCATCTCCTCGCTGGACGACAAGCCGCTGGACGCGCACGACGTGTACCTGCGCCTGCACCTGCTCAGCCACCGGCTGGTCCGCCCGCACGGCCTCAGCCTCGAAGGACAGTTCGCACACCTGTCCAATGTCGCCTGGACCAACCTGGGTCCGGTACCGGTGGACAAGGTCGAGGAGGCCCGGCTCGCCGCCCGCGCCTCGGGCGCGCACCTGGCGGTGACCAGCGTGGACAAGTTCCCGCGGATGACCGACTACGTGATCCCCAAGGGCGTCCGGATCGGCGACGCCGACCGGGTCCGGCTGGGCGCGCACCTCGCCGAGGGCACCACCGTCATGCACGAGGGCTTCTGCAACTTCAACGCCGGCACCCTGGGCACCTCCATGGTCGAGGGCCGGATCAGCGCGGGCGTCGTCCTCGGCGACGGCACCGACCTGGGCGGCGGCGCCTCGATCATGGGCACTCTCTCCGGCGGCGGCAAGCAGGTCGTCTCCATCGGCGAGCGCTGTCTGATCGGTGCCGAGGCGGGGATCGGGATCTCGCTCGGCGACGACTCGGTCGTCGAGGCCGGCCTCTACGTCACGGCCGGTACCCGTGTCACCCTGCCGGACGGGAAGATCGTCAAAGCGCTGGATCTGTCCGGCGCCGGCAACCTGCTCTTCCGCCGCAACTCGGTCACCGGCGCCGTCGAGGCCCTGCAGCGCAGCGGCTCGTGGGGCGGACTGAACGAGGCACTGCACAGCCACAACTGA
- the ptlF gene encoding 1-deoxy-11-beta-hydroxypentalenate dehydrogenase translates to MDLQTRTAVVTGAASGIGLALSARFARAGVSVIMADIDEGVHCRASELAAGGVRVTALTADLTDPHAVDRLADTAFDRFGGVDVVCNNAGVLGPVGQPLWEVPLERMRQVFETNHWAHVLVARAFVPRLLERGRPAHLIHTASMSAFVVGAGSAAYAASKHADLAVARSLRADLRDTGIRVSVLCPGRVDTPMVQGLAAPRGAGGDTSVSAEDVAGLVWEALGTDRFYLFSNPDAAQRLRAQFDEVWRHVPLPSPSPEE, encoded by the coding sequence GTGGACCTGCAGACCAGGACGGCCGTGGTGACCGGCGCCGCCAGCGGCATCGGCCTCGCCCTCAGCGCCCGCTTCGCGCGCGCCGGCGTCAGCGTGATCATGGCGGACATCGACGAGGGAGTGCACTGCCGGGCGTCCGAACTCGCCGCAGGTGGCGTCCGGGTCACGGCGCTGACGGCCGACCTGACCGATCCGCACGCCGTCGACCGGCTCGCGGACACGGCGTTCGACCGGTTCGGCGGCGTCGACGTGGTGTGCAACAACGCCGGGGTGCTCGGTCCCGTGGGGCAGCCGCTGTGGGAGGTGCCGCTGGAGCGGATGCGGCAGGTCTTCGAGACCAACCACTGGGCGCACGTCCTGGTGGCCCGCGCCTTCGTGCCCCGGCTCCTGGAGCGCGGCCGCCCGGCCCATCTGATCCACACGGCCTCGATGTCCGCTTTCGTCGTCGGCGCGGGCAGCGCGGCCTACGCCGCCTCCAAACACGCCGACCTCGCCGTCGCCCGCAGCCTGCGGGCCGACCTGCGGGACACCGGGATCCGGGTCTCGGTGCTGTGCCCCGGCCGGGTCGACACCCCCATGGTGCAGGGCCTGGCCGCCCCGCGCGGTGCCGGCGGTGACACGTCGGTGAGCGCCGAGGACGTGGCCGGGCTCGTCTGGGAAGCCCTCGGCACCGACCGGTTCTACCTGTTCAGCAACCCCGACGCCGCGCAGCGGCTGCGTGCCCAGTTCGACGAGGTGTGGCGTCATGTTCCCCTTCCGTCCCCTTCCCCCGAGGAGTAG
- the penM gene encoding pentalenolactone synthase — translation MKELPTLPFDNPSVLGVAPRMRALQHEGPITPVRAAGEEAWLVTRYDEVRALLADRRLGLSNPYPARQPKTTARSTMMALMAGDDHETEAADHPQMRELLVPRFSTRRMRMMKSRIEQHVDELLDQLAAGPRPADLHRALSFPLPTMVVCDLLGVPLADRERFGQWARGTFDQSDDGRHSAHTFQQVVDYTTELVARKRTEPGDDILSELIAAKDGSLSDEYIAQLGNAVLLFGYETTIVRIDLGTLLMLRNPEQSALLAEKPELAPAAVEEILRLAVGGKGSNALIPRYAHSDITVGDTVIRTGDAVLLAIGAANIDGHAYPDPDLMDITRDRPKSHLSFGHGTRHCIGRVLARIELTAVFERLFRRLPDLRLAVPEEELRWQEHRITGGFDEIPVTF, via the coding sequence ATGAAGGAACTGCCGACACTACCGTTCGACAACCCATCCGTGCTCGGTGTCGCGCCCCGGATGCGCGCGCTGCAGCATGAAGGGCCGATCACCCCGGTGCGGGCGGCCGGTGAGGAGGCCTGGCTGGTCACCCGCTATGACGAGGTCAGGGCGCTGCTGGCCGACCGCCGACTCGGTCTCAGCAACCCCTACCCGGCGCGGCAGCCCAAGACCACGGCCCGGAGCACCATGATGGCGCTGATGGCCGGGGACGACCACGAGACCGAGGCCGCCGACCATCCGCAGATGCGCGAGCTGCTCGTCCCCCGGTTCTCCACGCGCCGGATGCGCATGATGAAGTCCCGGATCGAGCAGCACGTGGACGAGTTGCTCGACCAACTGGCCGCCGGCCCCCGGCCCGCCGATCTGCACCGCGCGCTGTCGTTTCCGCTGCCGACCATGGTGGTCTGCGATCTGCTCGGAGTACCGCTGGCCGACCGGGAGCGGTTCGGTCAGTGGGCGCGAGGCACCTTCGACCAGAGCGACGACGGCCGGCACTCGGCGCACACCTTCCAACAGGTCGTCGACTACACGACGGAACTGGTGGCGCGGAAGCGCACCGAGCCGGGCGACGACATCCTGTCCGAGCTGATCGCCGCCAAGGACGGCTCGCTGTCCGACGAGTACATCGCCCAGTTGGGCAACGCCGTGCTGCTGTTCGGCTACGAGACCACCATCGTCCGTATCGACCTGGGCACTCTGCTGATGCTGCGCAATCCGGAGCAGAGCGCCCTGCTGGCCGAGAAGCCCGAACTCGCCCCCGCGGCGGTCGAGGAGATCCTCCGGCTGGCCGTCGGCGGCAAGGGGTCCAACGCGCTCATACCCCGCTACGCGCACAGCGACATCACCGTCGGCGACACAGTGATCCGTACCGGGGACGCAGTGCTGCTGGCCATCGGAGCAGCCAACATCGACGGACACGCGTACCCCGACCCCGACCTGATGGACATCACCCGGGACAGGCCCAAGTCGCACCTGTCGTTCGGTCACGGCACCCGGCACTGCATCGGCCGGGTGCTGGCCCGGATCGAACTGACCGCGGTGTTCGAGCGGCTGTTCCGCAGACTGCCCGATCTGCGGCTCGCGGTGCCCGAGGAGGAGCTGCGCTGGCAGGAGCACCGGATCACCGGCGGGTTCGATGAGATCCCCGTTACTTTCTGA
- a CDS encoding TetR family transcriptional regulator, with protein sequence MGRRYDPERRQRIIDAAIRLVELKGISALSHRSVAAEADVPLGSTTYHFGSLDDLLVAALQQVTCGPQSEIETWDRELSDQESLLDAMVRILEEYASGAHGRIRLEYELYLAALRRPPLQPVAAAWIDDWVEVVGRHTADPATARALAALIDGLLLQVLLTDRPFDRAEVRSTLARVIGDPGPSAAGDRP encoded by the coding sequence ATGGGACGGCGATACGACCCCGAGCGGCGGCAGCGGATCATCGACGCCGCGATCCGCCTGGTGGAGCTGAAAGGCATCTCGGCACTCAGTCACCGCTCGGTCGCGGCCGAAGCGGACGTGCCGCTCGGCTCCACCACCTACCACTTCGGGAGCCTGGACGATCTGCTCGTCGCGGCGCTCCAGCAGGTCACCTGCGGGCCGCAGTCCGAGATCGAGACCTGGGACCGGGAGCTGTCCGACCAGGAATCGCTGCTGGACGCGATGGTACGGATCCTGGAGGAGTACGCCTCGGGAGCGCACGGGCGCATCCGGTTGGAGTACGAGCTCTACCTCGCCGCCCTGCGCCGCCCGCCGCTCCAGCCGGTCGCGGCGGCCTGGATCGACGACTGGGTCGAGGTGGTCGGCCGGCACACCGCCGACCCCGCCACCGCGCGGGCGCTGGCGGCGCTGATCGACGGACTGCTGCTGCAAGTCCTGCTCACCGACCGGCCCTTCGACCGCGCAGAGGTCCGCTCGACGCTCGCCCGGGTGATCGGTGACCCGGGCCCGTCAGCGGCCGGTGACCGTCCGTAG
- the ptlD gene encoding neopentalenolactone/pentalenolactone F synthase, with translation MDVTPIPGAALGAVVHGSHVTGDMGRAQFEEIWAALDKHLVLVFRGHETPSYEEFLAFGRRFGYIPKTGLTSGAHPDHNEILIVSNLTEDGRKIGVGDAAWMDWHTDYSFRPRVSQVGFLEALEVPPSGGGQTLFTDMYALYEALSPEERRRLHSYRVRHGLRTGYEGTIEEELQGEVSLGERSGRIQPEDGTSTVHPLIARNPRTGRQSVYVSTLNTKRIVDLAPDESRKLLDELLSHAGRPEYTYAHAWQPGDIVMWDQLGTVHAKQPFDPAERRLMRQVVSIFDDPADPWRAEVAV, from the coding sequence ATGGACGTCACGCCGATCCCCGGCGCCGCTCTCGGCGCCGTCGTGCACGGCTCCCATGTCACCGGCGACATGGGCAGGGCCCAGTTCGAGGAGATCTGGGCGGCGCTCGACAAGCATCTCGTACTCGTCTTCCGCGGCCACGAAACCCCCTCCTACGAGGAGTTCCTGGCCTTCGGACGCCGCTTCGGGTACATCCCGAAGACCGGCCTGACCAGCGGTGCCCATCCCGATCACAACGAGATCCTGATCGTCTCCAATCTGACGGAGGACGGCCGCAAGATCGGCGTCGGGGACGCCGCCTGGATGGACTGGCACACCGACTACTCCTTCCGCCCCCGCGTCTCCCAGGTCGGCTTCCTGGAGGCCCTGGAAGTGCCGCCCTCCGGCGGCGGACAGACCCTCTTCACCGACATGTACGCGCTGTACGAGGCGCTGTCGCCCGAGGAGCGCCGGCGCCTGCACTCCTACCGGGTCCGGCACGGCCTGCGCACCGGGTACGAGGGGACCATCGAGGAAGAGCTGCAGGGCGAGGTGTCCCTCGGCGAGCGCAGCGGACGGATCCAGCCCGAGGACGGCACCTCGACCGTCCACCCACTGATCGCCCGCAATCCGCGGACCGGCCGCCAGTCGGTCTACGTCAGCACCCTGAACACCAAGCGGATCGTGGACCTGGCCCCCGACGAGAGCCGCAAGCTGCTCGACGAACTGCTCTCGCACGCGGGCAGGCCCGAGTACACCTATGCCCACGCCTGGCAGCCCGGGGACATCGTCATGTGGGACCAGCTCGGCACCGTCCACGCCAAGCAGCCCTTCGACCCCGCCGAACGGCGCCTCATGCGGCAGGTCGTCAGCATCTTCGACGACCCGGCCGATCCCTGGCGCGCGGAGGTCGCCGTATGA